From the genome of Kaistella daneshvariae, one region includes:
- a CDS encoding OmpP1/FadL family transporter: protein MKKIVVTTALLAGVLSYAGGFRVSLQGVKQLAMAHTSAHTEDASVTFFNPAGMSFIPSKLSVAAGGFGAQSMVTYQNTSTLQSYETDSPLGTPIYAAIAYKVLDNVSVGFNFSTPFGSTIEWPSDWAGREIVQRLELKAFYFQPMVSFKLSPWASVGGSYIYAKGSVNWDKAVTQLGGSLNLSDDQASGSGFGVGFYIKPTEKLDVSIAYRSPIDMKAENGTVSFNISPALYPNLGLDAAGTDSFKATLPLVDEYTVGLTYKITPQWLVSGDFNYSGWDRYNQLTLDFENAPIGNQPGDATVLVSPKNFKSTRTYRIGTQYQINDMFAARAGYYYDESPYSDKNFQAETPSFDSNVFTAGLGINVFKGFGVDLAGGLAFPKARMVENDYNNFYGQAKAKAYYFGLGLSYNAF, encoded by the coding sequence ATGAAAAAAATAGTTGTAACAACAGCATTGTTGGCCGGGGTTCTTTCCTATGCGGGAGGCTTTAGAGTTTCTTTACAAGGTGTAAAGCAGTTGGCCATGGCTCATACCAGTGCACATACGGAAGATGCGAGTGTAACATTTTTCAATCCTGCAGGAATGTCTTTCATTCCGTCTAAACTAAGTGTTGCAGCTGGAGGTTTTGGCGCACAGTCTATGGTGACTTACCAAAACACATCAACACTACAGTCTTACGAAACAGACAGTCCGTTGGGAACACCTATTTATGCAGCCATTGCATATAAAGTTTTAGATAACGTGTCTGTTGGTTTCAATTTTTCTACGCCTTTCGGAAGTACCATTGAATGGCCTTCAGACTGGGCGGGTCGTGAAATTGTACAACGTCTGGAGCTGAAAGCGTTTTATTTCCAGCCGATGGTTTCCTTTAAACTGTCACCTTGGGCATCTGTCGGAGGTAGTTATATCTACGCAAAAGGAAGTGTAAACTGGGATAAAGCAGTAACGCAACTCGGTGGAAGTTTAAATCTTAGTGATGACCAAGCTTCCGGAAGCGGTTTTGGTGTTGGCTTCTATATAAAACCAACTGAAAAATTAGATGTAAGCATTGCGTACCGTTCGCCAATTGATATGAAAGCGGAAAACGGAACCGTAAGTTTCAATATTTCTCCGGCATTATACCCAAATTTAGGTCTTGATGCTGCCGGAACAGATTCTTTTAAAGCAACCTTGCCTTTAGTTGATGAATATACCGTAGGTCTTACCTATAAAATTACACCACAGTGGTTGGTTTCAGGAGACTTCAACTACAGCGGTTGGGACCGATACAACCAGCTTACTTTAGATTTTGAAAATGCACCAATCGGTAACCAGCCTGGTGATGCAACCGTATTGGTAAGCCCGAAAAATTTCAAAAGCACACGTACGTACAGAATCGGAACGCAATACCAGATTAATGATATGTTTGCGGCACGCGCAGGATATTATTATGACGAGTCACCATACTCTGACAAAAATTTCCAGGCAGAAACCCCGTCATTTGATTCCAATGTATTTACGGCAGGATTAGGAATTAATGTTTTCAAAGGTTTCGGAGTTGATTTGGCAGGTGGACTTGCTTTTCCTAAAGCCAGAATGGTTGAAAACGATTACAATAACTTCTACGGACAGGCTAAAGCGAAAGCGTATTACTTTGGTTTAGGTCTTTCATATAACGCATTTTAA
- a CDS encoding SGNH/GDSL hydrolase family protein has translation MKKIVYSTLAIAALLSTASCKTDFETDVANVAVTSGQADFSRYVAIGNSLTSGYRDGALYLDGQTQSFPSMIAQQMALAGGGVFKQPLMPNNVGGFIGLPGFNGKLTLKVVNGSLAPVASPPAAPLDNISSGAPYQNMGVPGAKSFHLVAPGYGNPANLAVGAANPYFVRFAKNPATSSVIGDAMEQKPTFFSLWIGNNDVLSYATSGGTNTVDGKIVAATDQTGNMDAAKYKGNDISDPTLVAGVIKSVLDGLKSVGATKGVIANIPDVTKIPYFNRVPYNAIALDATKAAALNAGLYQPLIGALTYLGAPDRFSMVKAGNNPVIIVDNSLPNLSAQLTAVLTANGYPAQQAAFLGNAFGQARQAKKGELVLLTASGVLGLDALTNAPATATSQFIYGASFPIGDQYSLTATEVGHIAKAVAAYNKSIASFASAYGLAFVDANSTMGALNATGGIQFDGVKYTSTFVTGGSFSLDGVHPTGRGYAILANEFIEAINDKYKSNLPKVNVNSYSGVTFP, from the coding sequence ATGAAAAAAATAGTATATTCAACCCTGGCAATAGCAGCGCTATTAAGTACTGCAAGCTGTAAGACAGATTTTGAAACTGATGTTGCAAATGTTGCGGTGACCAGCGGCCAGGCTGATTTTAGCAGATATGTAGCAATCGGTAACTCACTTACTTCGGGTTATAGAGACGGCGCTTTATATCTTGATGGGCAGACGCAGTCTTTCCCTTCAATGATCGCTCAACAGATGGCATTAGCAGGTGGTGGTGTTTTCAAGCAACCTTTGATGCCAAATAATGTAGGTGGATTCATTGGCTTACCTGGTTTTAACGGCAAACTTACGCTTAAAGTGGTGAATGGTTCATTAGCACCTGTGGCATCTCCTCCTGCTGCGCCTTTAGATAACATTTCATCTGGAGCACCTTATCAAAATATGGGGGTACCGGGCGCAAAATCTTTTCATTTGGTGGCACCAGGTTATGGGAATCCGGCTAATTTAGCGGTTGGGGCAGCCAATCCTTATTTTGTGCGTTTCGCTAAAAACCCTGCTACTTCAAGCGTAATTGGTGATGCAATGGAGCAAAAACCTACGTTTTTCTCTCTTTGGATTGGTAATAATGATGTTCTTTCTTATGCAACAAGCGGTGGAACCAACACCGTTGACGGTAAAATTGTTGCTGCGACAGACCAGACAGGAAATATGGATGCGGCAAAGTATAAAGGAAATGATATCTCTGATCCAACACTTGTAGCCGGCGTAATTAAAAGCGTTCTTGACGGACTGAAAAGTGTAGGCGCTACTAAAGGCGTAATCGCGAATATTCCGGATGTAACCAAAATCCCATATTTTAACCGGGTACCGTATAATGCAATTGCTTTAGATGCTACAAAAGCTGCGGCTTTAAACGCAGGTTTATACCAGCCACTCATCGGGGCACTTACTTATTTAGGTGCACCAGACCGCTTTTCTATGGTGAAAGCCGGAAATAATCCTGTAATTATCGTCGATAATTCTTTACCGAATTTATCAGCACAGCTTACAGCAGTTTTAACAGCAAATGGATATCCGGCGCAACAGGCGGCCTTCTTAGGAAATGCTTTCGGCCAGGCAAGACAGGCTAAAAAAGGTGAACTTGTCCTCCTTACCGCATCAGGTGTTTTAGGTTTAGATGCACTTACAAATGCACCTGCAACAGCAACTTCGCAGTTTATCTATGGAGCTTCTTTCCCAATCGGTGATCAGTATTCCTTAACAGCTACAGAGGTTGGCCATATTGCTAAGGCAGTAGCTGCGTACAACAAATCCATAGCAAGCTTTGCATCAGCTTACGGACTTGCTTTTGTAGATGCTAATTCAACAATGGGTGCCCTTAATGCGACAGGAGGTATTCAGTTTGATGGTGTGAAGTATACTTCAACATTCGTAACCGGTGGTTCATTCTCGTTGGACGGTGTACACCCAACAGGACGTGGATATGCAATTTTAGCTAATGAATTTATTGAAGCTATTAACGACAAATACAAATCTAATTTACCAAAAGTAAATGTAAACAGCTATTCTGGCGTTACTTTCCCTTAA
- a CDS encoding ribose-phosphate pyrophosphokinase, with translation MADQASYLFSTRTSKVLAEKIAHFYGQEMGKINFQEFSDGEFEPVLDQSVRGARVFLIGSTFPPADNLLELLLMIDASKRASAKSITVVLPYYGLARQDRKDQPRAPIGAKLVANLLTAAGATRIMTMDLHADQIQGFFEIPVDHLYASTIFIDYIQKLNLPSLTIASPDMGGAKRAKNYAGHLGADVVIAYKERKKANVVDDMFLIGDVAGRNVVLIDDMIDTAGTLCKAAGIIMANGALSVRAMATHAVLSGNAYENIENSQLSEVIVTDTIPVKTELSSKIKVLSCAELFADVMKMVHQHKSISDKFII, from the coding sequence ATGGCTGACCAGGCAAGTTATTTATTTTCGACCCGAACCAGTAAGGTTTTGGCAGAGAAAATCGCTCATTTTTATGGGCAGGAAATGGGCAAAATTAATTTTCAGGAATTCAGCGACGGCGAATTCGAACCTGTTTTAGACCAATCCGTGCGTGGTGCGCGGGTTTTTTTAATTGGTTCTACCTTTCCGCCCGCCGATAATCTGCTGGAATTATTGCTGATGATTGATGCTTCAAAACGTGCTTCGGCGAAAAGCATCACCGTTGTGCTTCCATATTATGGTTTGGCGCGCCAGGACCGAAAAGATCAGCCCAGAGCTCCCATCGGTGCGAAGTTGGTGGCCAACTTACTTACCGCCGCGGGAGCCACCCGAATTATGACCATGGATTTACATGCGGATCAGATTCAGGGCTTTTTTGAAATTCCGGTGGACCACCTGTACGCTTCTACAATTTTCATTGATTACATTCAAAAACTGAATTTACCATCGCTTACCATCGCATCGCCGGACATGGGTGGAGCAAAACGAGCTAAAAATTATGCAGGCCATTTGGGTGCTGACGTGGTCATTGCTTATAAAGAACGTAAAAAAGCCAACGTGGTTGATGACATGTTTCTAATTGGTGATGTTGCCGGCAGAAACGTGGTTCTGATTGATGATATGATCGATACTGCCGGTACTTTATGTAAAGCCGCAGGAATCATTATGGCAAACGGCGCCTTAAGCGTGCGTGCAATGGCAACACATGCAGTACTTTCCGGAAACGCGTATGAAAATATTGAAAATTCACAGCTTTCGGAGGTTATTGTGACCGATACCATTCCGGTGAAAACCGAATTAAGCTCGAAAATAAAAGTCCTTTCCTGTGCAGAATTATTTGCTGACGTGATGAAAATGGTACACCAGCACAAATCCATCAGTGATAAATTCATTATTTAA